TGCATCCGTGGATCACGAACGAATATCTGCACGACGGGTTGCGCGCCGACGGCAGAGTGTTGGATCGACTGATCGAGCTGGTGAAGAAGGGGTGAGCCTCAGCCTGTCCCAGTGCTTCTCGACGGCACCGAGGCAGACTACGAGGCAGACGACGAGGCAGACGACGAGGCAGACGACGAGGCAGACGACGAGGCAGACGACGAGGCAGACGACGAGGCAGACGACGAAGGTGAGTCCGACGCACTTACCCGCGGCTTCAGCGTCCAGGTCGCGGTGACCTTCCGGTCACTCGGCTCAGGCATGTACAGCAGTTTCCAGCCCGCCACCTCGGAGCCCTTCGGCGTCCAGAAGACCAGGGTGTAGCGCTTCGGCTTGTCCGTCTCCACGAGGTCGCTGGTGAGGTTCTCGCCGTCGCTGCCGAGTTCGTTGTAGCGGCAGAGATTGCCCTTGTCGTCGATCAGCTGGAACTGATTGCGTTCGATGTAGCCGACCGACCCCTTGGCGGCGACGTAGAGGCTCACCACGACTCCACGTACATCGTTCGGCTGGTTCGGTCCGGGTTTCAACTCCCGGCTCCAGGGTGTGCTTGGCGTGATCGCCAAGGAGATCGGGTCGTCACCGGTGGTGAACGGCTTGTAGAACTCCTGATCCTTCGCACCGGCGAGCTTGATGCCGGACCGGTTCGTCGAGCAGGTGTTGACGGTGGCAGGCGACGGCGCGGATCCGTTCCCGGACCAGGACGCGATCGCTTTGGGCGATCCGGGTTTGTCGACGTAGTGGACGGCGTAGTCGGAGAGGTTGGCCTCCGCAGGGACGATGAACGCGACGACGCCCGAGACCGCCTTCGACTCATCGACCTGGCTCACCTGAAGGGCACCACGCAACGGGTTGGTTGCCGGCTGGGCGCATCGCTGACCGTCAGGATCTGCCAGGACGAACGATTCGGGGTGCAGGGCGAACACCCCGTTGGTCTGGACGCGGGCGCTGACCTTGATCTGAGCGATCCGATATCCGTCGGCGGGTGACGCGGTGGTGCTCATCGCCGGCTCGGAGACCTGCGTGCGGAGGGCGCCGCTGGATTCGATCGCGACCGGAGCGTCGAATGCCGACGTCTTGCCGCCGAGGCTCGGAGCCTCACCCGAGGAACAGGCGGCCGCAGGCATTGAGTCCTGGTCGGTGGTCCCTGATTCCTTCGAATCGTCCGACCCGAACGTGCATGCGGAGATCGTCAGGGCAGTGGTCAGGCTCAACGCGAGCAGGCGGGGGCGGACGGTCATTGGGCATGTTCCTCGGCTGTTCCGGTCGGGGTGCGTCAAGTCTTGCAAATGGGCGGGCGTCCGCGGGAGTCGGACCACCCCGGGATCGGACGTAAACTCGTGCGGGTGAGCCAGAACGTCTACGCCGACCACGCCGCGACGACGAACGTCCGCCCGGAGGTCGTCGAAGCGGTGGCCGCCCAACTCAGTGTGGTCGGCAACGCCTCCTCGTTGCACTCCGCCGGGCGGGCAGCCCGTCGCGTGGTGGAGGAGGCCCGGGAACAGATCGCGGAGGCCATGGGAGCTGCCCCGTCCGAGGTCGTGTTCACCTCAGGTGGCACCGAGAGCAACAACCTCGCCGTCAAGGGTTCGTTCTGGCAGGCCACCGAATCCGATCCGCAGCGCACGACGTTGATCATCGGCACCACCGAGCATCACGCCCTTCTCGACCCGGTCGAGTTCCTCGTCGATCGGGGAGCGGATGTCGTCTGGTTGGAGGTCGATCGTGAAGCCGTGCCCAGTCCTGATGGTCTGCGGGCCCTGCTCGAGCAGCACGCGGAGTCCACGGCGCTGGTGTCGGCGATGTGGGTCAACAACGAGGTGGGAGCCATCGCGCCCGTTCCCGAGCTGGCCGCGGTCGCAAGGGAATTCGGCGTCCGATTCCATACCGACGCGGTGCAGGCGGTCGGGCACGTTCCGGTCGATTTCGCTTCCAGTGGCGTCGACATGCTCAGCCTCTCGGGCCACAAGTTCGGCGCACCTCAGGGCGTCGGTGCCTTGCTCGCGCGACGTGACGTCAAGCTCATGCCATTGACGCACGGCGGGGGACAGGAACGTCAATTGCGATCCGGCACGCTCGACGTGGCGAATGTCCGCGGTCTCGCCGTTGCCCTCACCGCGGCGGTCGCGGAACTCGATGTCGAGGCGAAGCGGCTCGCCGGCCTGCGCGATCGACTGGTCGAAGGCGCGCTGTCGCTCGACCTGGGCATCGCTGTCAGCGGACCGTATGCGCCCGGCGACACCGACGGACGCCTTGCCGGCAACGTCCACCTGCGCGTACCTGATTGCGACGGCGACTCGCTGCTCTATCTGCTGGACGCTGCGGGCATCGAATGCTCGACCGGGTCGGCGTGTCAGGCGGGTGTTCCACAGCCGAGCCACGTCCTGCTCGCGATGGGATTCACGGAAGCCGAGGCCCGTGGGGCGCTGCGGCTCACGTTCGGCCACACGAGCACCGACGCGGACGTCGACGCGATCCTTGCATCACTGCCGGCGGCCGTCGACCGCGCCCGACGTGCGCACCACTCGGGACGGGTGCGCTGATGCGGGTCGTCGCAGCGATGAGCGGTGGTGTCGACTCCGCGGTCTGTGCCGCGCGAATGCTCGATGCCGGCCACGATGTCGTCGGCGTCCACCTCGCTCTGTCACAGTCCGCTGCGACCTTGCGGGAGTCGGCTCGTGGCTGCTGCACGATCGAGGACGCGGGCGACGCAAGAAGGGTGGCCGACAAGCTCGGCATCCCGTTCTACGTGTGGGACATGGCCGACCGGTTCCGTGAGGACGTCGTCGAGGACTTCGTCTCGGAGTACCGCGCCGGTCGCACACCCAACCCCTGCCTGCGGTGCAACGAGCGGATCAAGTTCGCTGCCCTGCTCGACAAGGCCCTCGCGCTCGAGTTCGACGCCGTGGCAACCGGTCACTACGCGCGCATCGTGGACGGACCGAACGGACGCGAACTGCACCGGGCGGTCGACATGGCCAAGGACCAGTCGTATGTGCTCGGGGTTCTGGACGCCGACCAACTCGCGCACTCCTTCTTCCCGCTGGGCGACACCACCAAGCCGGACATCCGCAAGGAAGCGGCCGAGCGCGGCTTCTCCGTGGCCAAGAAACCGGACAGCCACGACATCTGCTTCATCGCCGACGGTGACACCCAGGGTTGGCTGACCTCGCGCCTCGGCGCCGCGACCGGACCGATCGTCGACGAGTCAGGCGAGGTCGTCGGTGAGCACGATGGTGCTTTCGCCTACACGGTAGGCCAGCGTCGCGGGCTCGGCCTGAAGGTGCCGCGAGCAGACGGCGCCAAGCGCTATGTCACCCAGGTCGACCCATCGTCCAACACCGTGTTCGTCGGCACCGAGGATCTTCTCGGCGTCGACGAGATCCATGGCAGCCACACCCGCTGGCCCGGCCCCGCACCGATCGGTGAGGTCAGGCTCGGTGCCCAACTGCGCGCTCACGGAGAGGAATTCGCAGCAACAGTGCGAGCCGAGGGGGACGAGATCGTGGTCCGGTTGGACGAACGAACCCGTGGTGTGGCCCCCGGACAGTCCGTCGTGCTGTACGAAGGCGCGCGCGTCGTCGGGTCGGCGACGATCACCCGTACGGGCAGATCGACCGGCTGACAAGGTAATTGCGCCGATGTGGGATCCGCACACCGGTTGAGTACGTCGGTACCCTTGGCGCGAACATCCGTCGGAGGGGGAGCAGGACAATGCCGAGGAAGTCGATTCTCACCATGGCCGTGACCGCGGCAGTGCTGTTGGCCGGTTGTGGTGGTGACGACGGCGGGCCGACCGTCGTGCCCAACTCCGGCTCGCCCTCGACTTCGAGTGAGTCCAGCACCTCGACAGCTGCCTCGTCCGCCTCGTCGTCATCGAGCAGTTCGACACCGAGTTCGACGCCCAGTTCGACGCCCAGTTCGACGCCCAGTTCGACGTCGTCGGCGCCGGCCGAGCTAGCGGTCGGCGATTGCTTGATGTACAGCACCTACGAGAAGGTGGACTGTTCCCGGCCGCACGACATGGAGGTCAGTGCGCTCGTGCCGAACAAGGAGTACGCGAACGACCTGGTGAAGCGGAACGCCCTGCGCAGCTACACCTGCCTCACCGAGGCGGCGAAGTACACCGGCGGTCCGGGATACGGCACGCGATTCCTGAGCCAAGGCATCTCGGCGTCGAAGGATCCGAAGTCCGCCGAGCGCATCGCCTGTGTCGTGATGCTCTACAACGAGACCGATACCGGGATCGAGAAGGTGTCCAGATCGGTCAAGAACGCGGTCAAGACCGACGGGTTCGAGAAGTATCAGTTGTGCACCTCGCTGCCACCGAGCGGCGACAAGGTGAAGATGGTGCCGTGCTCCCAACCGCACGTCGCGGAGTCGATCGGCGGATTCATCACCGGCAAGTTCGGTGACGCCTACCCGGGCCTGGACAAGCACAACGCGAACATGCTCAAGCAGTGCCGCCCGTACGCGCAGCGTTACCTGGGCGCCCAGCGACGAGACATCGTCGCCTCGCAGAACAGTTCACCGGCTTCCGGTTGGAAGCGTGGACAACCGATCACCGCCTGCTTCGTCGAAACCGTCGGCGGTGTCAAGGTCACCAAGTCGATGAAGGGCATCGGCAACAAGCCCCTGGGGAGTCTGAAGTGATGCGTATGCGAACTCATGCAATGGCGGGCGTGGCTGCTGCCGCGATGTTGACTCTGTCCGCCTGCGGCGGAGGGGACGCACCGACGATCGGAACGGGACCCGGCACGAGCGGTAACGGTGGTTTGCCGACTTCTGCGACCTCGACGGCGCCGTCGTCGCCCGCGTCGCCGACGGCGTCGTCACCCACCTCTTCCTCGCCCACGTCGTCCTCGCCGACCTCCGAACCGCGCACGTTCGCCGCCGGTGATTGCCTGGAGTCGAGTCGTGACCCGAAGAAGGTCGACTGTTCGCAGCCGCACAAGCTCGAGGTCACCGCAGTGGTGCCGAACTCCGAGCACACCGGTGACCTGGTCAAAAGGGCATCGTTGCGCAACTACACCTGCCAGGGCGAGGCACCGAAGTACACCGGTGGCCCGGCATTCGGCACGATCCTCATCTCCGACCAGGTGGGCACGTCGGCCGACCCGAAGTCGGGCGAGCAGTTCGTCTGCCTGGTGGCCAAGACGACCGCAGACGATTCGGGATACGAGTCGGTCCAGGGAAGTCTGAAGGGAATCGTCACCAAGGAGGGTCTGGCGAAGTACGCCTTCTGCACCACCGACAAGGCGAGCGGCGATCCGGGCAAGATCATCCCGTGCACTCAGCCGCACGTCTCGGAGTCGTTCGGCGGGTTCCAGAACACCCCGTTCGGCCCGTACCCGGGTGAGGACAAGATGAAGAAGACCGCCCTCGACAAGTGTCGGCAGATGGGCAAGGACTTCCTGGGCTCCACCCGCGGCGACATCGTGATCTCGCAGAACAGCTCCGGCCCGAACCCGTGGGCCAAGGGCACACAGTTGACCGCCTGCTTCGTGCAGACGGACGGCACGAAGGTCACCAAGACGATGAAGGGCATCGGCAACAAGCCACTGTCGTCGCTGAAGTAGCCTCGGGCGGGTGACCAACTCCCCGGCGTTCAGCGCCATCGGCAGCATGCCGGGCACCGACGTCCGGGAGACGGTCCGCGTGGTGCGAGACCTGTTCGACGGCAACGGTATTCCGTTCCTGCCGGAGCTTCCCGCACGCGGCCCGGGTGCCGACATGATCGGACGTTCTGCGGCGCGACTCGCCGGCCTCGGTGTCGATCTGCAACCGTCCGGCTGGCGACTCACCGATGCGAACGGTCTCGACGCCCGTCGCGCCCAGGCCTTTCTTCGCGAGGACCTCGATGAGTTGGCGGAGGCGTTCGACGGGTACGAGGGCCCCCTGAAAGTGCAGTGGAGCGGACCCTGGACGCTCGCCGCCTCGGTGTCGTTGCCGCGCGGCGAACGAGTGCTCACCGACCGCGGTGCCACGCGGGACCTGCGCGAATCCCTGTCCGAGGGCGTCCGTAGCGCGCTCGCCACGGTTCGGCGTCTGGTCCCCGGCGCGCAGTTGATCCTGCAGTGGGACGAGCCGTCGTTGCCTGCCGTGCTGGCCGGGGCGCTGCCGACCGCGTCCGGTTACGGCAGGGTGCGTCCGGTCGACCAGTCGGTGGTCGTGGACGGGCTGTCGGCTCTCGTCGCTTCGATCGAGGACGCAGCCGCCCAGGTGCTGCATTGCTGCGCGCCCGGAGTCCCGGTGCCGTTGCTCCGCCGAGTCCACGGGCTCGATCTTGCCGTGGACACGTCCCTGGTCAAGCCCAGGCAGTGGGACGGGGTCGCCGAACTGGTCGAGTCCGGACGCCGGTTGTGGGCGGGTGCCGTGCCCGCCGACGGTTCGGTCACCAGGCCCGAGCAGATCAGCGATTCGCTGGTGCGCACGTGGCGCTCGGTCGGGCTCACCGGAGCTGACCTGCGCACGACGGTCCTCACGCCCGCCTGCGGGCTCGCCGGCTCGAGCCCGGAGGCGGTTCGGGCGTTGTTCAAGGTACTGGCGCAGGCAGCTGAACGGCTCGGCGAGGAGTCGGAGAGCCTGTCGGGGTCCTGAGGCAGGATTGGGCTGTGCAGAACGAGACCGACGTACCCGAGGCCGCCCGCCACGAATGGACCGAACTGGTCGAGCAGGTCAACGACCACCAGTTCGCCTACTACGTCAAGGACGCACCGACCGTCAGCGACGCCGACTACGACCGGCTGCTGCAGCGGATCGAAGCGCTGGAAGAACAGCACCCGGTCTTGCGCTCGCCTGACAGCCCCACGCAGCGGGTCGGCGGCACGTTCAGCACCGAGTTCGCCCCGGTCAAGCATCTCGAGCGGATGCTCAGCCTCGACAACGTCTTCTCCGAGGATGATCTTCGCGAATGGCTCTCGCGCGCCGAACGCGAAGCCGGCGGCGATATCAACTTCCTGTGCGAACTCAAGATCGACGGCCTGGCGATCAACCTGCTCTACGAGGACGGCGCGCTCACCCGGGCGACCACCCGCGGCGATGGCACCACGGGTGAGGATGTCACGCTCAACGCCCGCACGATCGATGGAATCCCGTTGCGGCTGAAGGAAAACGGTGACGCGCCGATGCCGAAGGCGGTCGAGGTGCGTGGCGAGGTGTTCCTCCCGGTGGAGGCGTTCCAGCAGCTCAACGCCGACCTCGTCGAGCAGGGCAAGCCGCCGTACGCGAACCCGCGCAACACCGCTGCGGGCTCCCTGCGTCAGAAGAATCCGAAGGTCACCGCGTCCCGGCCGCTGCAGATGTTGGTGCACGGCATCGGCCATCGCGAAGGCTTCACGATCGAGCGGCAGAGTCAGGCGTACGACCTGCTGCGAGCCTGGGGGTTGCCGGTCACCGAACGTTCGAAGGTGGTTACAAAGCCGGATGAGGTCGTGCAGTTCGTCGAGTACTACGGCAAGCACCGCCACGATGTCGAACACGAACTCGACGGCATCGTCGTGAAGGTCGATGAGGTGCCGGCGCAGCGCGCGCTCGGCAACACCTCCCGAGCTCCTCGCTGGGCGATCGCCTACAAGTACCCGCCGGAGGAGGTCAACACCAAGCTGCTCGACATCCGGGTGAATGTGGGTCGCACCGGCCGGGTGACCCCGTACGGCGTCATGGAACCGGTCAAGGTCGCCGGGTCGACCGTCGAGATGGCGACGCTGCACAACGCCTTCGAGGTGAAGCGCAAGGGCGTGCTGATCGGCGACACGATCGTGCTGCGCAAGGCCGGAGACGTCATCCCGGAGATCCTCGGCCCGGTCGTCGACCTTCGCGACGGGTCGGAGCGCGAGTTCGAGATGCCCACCGAATGTCCCTCGTGCGGAACGACATTGGCGTACGAGAAGGAGGGCGACAAGGACATCCGCTGCCCCAACTCCCGCATGTGCCCGTCCCAACTGCGCGAGCGGATGTTCTCCCTCGGGTCGCGTGGTGCGTTCGATATCGAGGCGATGGGTTGGGAGGCCGCGATCGCGTTGACCGACCCGGAGCACGGGCGTCCCGACGACGCGTCCGACGAACCCAGCAAGCCGGTGCTGTCGTCCGAAGCAGGCCTGTTCGACCTGTCGGTCGACGACCTCGCCGACGTGCAGGTGTGGCGCCGCCGCAAGAAGGCCGGGGTCGAGCAGCCGGCAGCCAAGGAGCCGTTCTTCTTCACCAAGGCGACGAAGGCGAAACCGGCCGCGCCGCGAGCGACGACCGACAAGCTGTTCCAGGAGTTGGAGAAGGCCAAGCAGCAGCCGCTGTGGCGGGTGCTGGTCGCGCTGTCGATCCGGCACGTCGGGCCGACTGCCGCGCGGGCGCTCGCGGCCGAGTTCGGATCGCTCGAGGCGATCCGGGATGCGGACGTCGAAGCGCTGTCGTCGACGGAGGGCGTGGGTCCTGTCATCGCCGAAGCGGTTCGTGAGTGGTTCGACGGCGAGGGCAGCGACTGGCACCGCGAGATCGTCGACCGCTGGGCGGCAGCCGGGGTGCGGATGGCCGACGAGCGCGACGAGTCGATCGAGCGGACGCTCGAAGGGCTCACGGTCGTGGTCACCGGATCGCTGGAGGATTTCACCCGTGACGGCGCGAGGGAGGCGGTGATCGCGCGCGGCGGCAAGGCTGCGGGGTCGGTGAGCAAGAAGACCGACTACGTCGTCATCGGTGCCAACGCCGGGTCGAAGGCGGCCAAGGCCGAAGAACTGGGCGTACCGATTCTGGACGAGGACGGTTTCAAACAGCTTCTGGAGAACGGTCCTGCGCAGACGGCTGATTCCGATGACTGACAACGCGATCGGCCTGCAGGACGTCCTGTGCCACATCGACCTCGCTCTCGACGGAATGTGCGCCACGCTCGAAGGACTCGGTGACGACTTGGTCAACGTCCGTCCCGACCTGCCCGGGGCCAACTCGCCGTACGTGCTCGTCCGGCACTGCTGCGGCGTGATGGAGCACTGGGGCGCAACGGAACTGGCCGGTCGCACGACCGGTCGCGACCGCGACGCCGAGTTCACGTCGTCCGGCACCGTCGCCGACCTGGTCACTCTCGTGCGCTCGCAACGCGCGCAACTGCACAGCGATCTGGCCGCCTTCGACGGTGAAGCCTCCGCGCTCAGAGCAGGGGAGCGCGACGGCTACACCGCACCCGAACGGGCTGCGGTGGCGACGAAGGGCGGCGTTCTGATGCACATCTACGAGGAGCTTGCCCAGCACCGCGGCCACCTCGACATCACCGCCGACCTCCTGCGCCGGATGCCCGCGACTGACTCGCCGACTTCTCTCTAGCCTGCATTCATGCAGAGTCAGTGGGCGCGCGACGCAGTCGCACATGTCGACCCTCGCTGTGCAGGGGAGCCCCTTGCGAGGCATCACCGCATCACCTTCAACTTTCACCCTGATCGCGGGTTCGGCGGAGTCGAGATCCTCGAAGCGATGCTCGCCGACGGCGAGTACCGCTCCCAGTTCGTCACAGGCACGTCCAACGGCGGATTGACCGCACACATCGGGGGCGACCGGTGGCGTTGGGAGCAATCGCTGTTCGGCGGCGCCTACGACGAAGCACCGGCAGGAGAGCGTCCGAAGTACGGCGCGTTGAACCACCGGTATCGGACGCTCGGCGGTGCGCCACGATTCGGATCGGCCCATCTTCGGTTGAAGGAACACATGCTCGACCGGGCCACCTTCTGCTTCCCGGACTCTGCGCTGTCGCCGGCGAGGTTCGCCACCGCGCGCCGATTCGGACTCTGGGACGCCGTGACCCATCACGAGGAGTCGATGCAGACCGGCGACAACAACCAGGAAGTCCTGTACGACCCGCTGGACGGTTACGTCGAAGCCCAGGTGCACGGGCGAGTGCTGCTCGATCAGGATGTCGAGGCGCTCGTCCTCGACCCCTGCTTCCGAGCAACTCCCGTCGAAAGGCGGGCACAGGCCCTCGGCCTGCCGATCGAGTGGCACGAGGGCCGGGTGCTGCACACCGACGTCCTGCAAAACCAGATCGACTATCGCGGCGGCGAGCCGGTCCGCATCGGCCTGCAGATCGCCGAGCGTGATCTGATCGACGCCCGCATCATCGGCGACGCCGTCTGCACGGGTCGCTTCGAGGTGCAGCCCATGAAGCAGTTGTGGCACCTGACCGCGCAGTGGGGTTCGCCGGCCGGGAGCGCCGACCTGGTCCGCAGGCGCGTCGGCGACGTCTGGTAGACCGGCGCCATGCACTTCACCGAGTACGACACCCGGCT
This is a stretch of genomic DNA from Yimella lutea. It encodes these proteins:
- a CDS encoding cysteine desulfurase family protein is translated as MRVSQNVYADHAATTNVRPEVVEAVAAQLSVVGNASSLHSAGRAARRVVEEAREQIAEAMGAAPSEVVFTSGGTESNNLAVKGSFWQATESDPQRTTLIIGTTEHHALLDPVEFLVDRGADVVWLEVDREAVPSPDGLRALLEQHAESTALVSAMWVNNEVGAIAPVPELAAVAREFGVRFHTDAVQAVGHVPVDFASSGVDMLSLSGHKFGAPQGVGALLARRDVKLMPLTHGGGQERQLRSGTLDVANVRGLAVALTAAVAELDVEAKRLAGLRDRLVEGALSLDLGIAVSGPYAPGDTDGRLAGNVHLRVPDCDGDSLLYLLDAAGIECSTGSACQAGVPQPSHVLLAMGFTEAEARGALRLTFGHTSTDADVDAILASLPAAVDRARRAHHSGRVR
- the mnmA gene encoding tRNA 2-thiouridine(34) synthase MnmA is translated as MRVVAAMSGGVDSAVCAARMLDAGHDVVGVHLALSQSAATLRESARGCCTIEDAGDARRVADKLGIPFYVWDMADRFREDVVEDFVSEYRAGRTPNPCLRCNERIKFAALLDKALALEFDAVATGHYARIVDGPNGRELHRAVDMAKDQSYVLGVLDADQLAHSFFPLGDTTKPDIRKEAAERGFSVAKKPDSHDICFIADGDTQGWLTSRLGAATGPIVDESGEVVGEHDGAFAYTVGQRRGLGLKVPRADGAKRYVTQVDPSSNTVFVGTEDLLGVDEIHGSHTRWPGPAPIGEVRLGAQLRAHGEEFAATVRAEGDEIVVRLDERTRGVAPGQSVVLYEGARVVGSATITRTGRSTG
- a CDS encoding septum formation family protein; its protein translation is MYSTYEKVDCSRPHDMEVSALVPNKEYANDLVKRNALRSYTCLTEAAKYTGGPGYGTRFLSQGISASKDPKSAERIACVVMLYNETDTGIEKVSRSVKNAVKTDGFEKYQLCTSLPPSGDKVKMVPCSQPHVAESIGGFITGKFGDAYPGLDKHNANMLKQCRPYAQRYLGAQRRDIVASQNSSPASGWKRGQPITACFVETVGGVKVTKSMKGIGNKPLGSLK
- a CDS encoding septum formation family protein, which translates into the protein MESSRDPKKVDCSQPHKLEVTAVVPNSEHTGDLVKRASLRNYTCQGEAPKYTGGPAFGTILISDQVGTSADPKSGEQFVCLVAKTTADDSGYESVQGSLKGIVTKEGLAKYAFCTTDKASGDPGKIIPCTQPHVSESFGGFQNTPFGPYPGEDKMKKTALDKCRQMGKDFLGSTRGDIVISQNSSGPNPWAKGTQLTACFVQTDGTKVTKTMKGIGNKPLSSLK
- a CDS encoding methionine synthase, coding for MTNSPAFSAIGSMPGTDVRETVRVVRDLFDGNGIPFLPELPARGPGADMIGRSAARLAGLGVDLQPSGWRLTDANGLDARRAQAFLREDLDELAEAFDGYEGPLKVQWSGPWTLAASVSLPRGERVLTDRGATRDLRESLSEGVRSALATVRRLVPGAQLILQWDEPSLPAVLAGALPTASGYGRVRPVDQSVVVDGLSALVASIEDAAAQVLHCCAPGVPVPLLRRVHGLDLAVDTSLVKPRQWDGVAELVESGRRLWAGAVPADGSVTRPEQISDSLVRTWRSVGLTGADLRTTVLTPACGLAGSSPEAVRALFKVLAQAAERLGEESESLSGS
- the ligA gene encoding NAD-dependent DNA ligase LigA, with product MQNETDVPEAARHEWTELVEQVNDHQFAYYVKDAPTVSDADYDRLLQRIEALEEQHPVLRSPDSPTQRVGGTFSTEFAPVKHLERMLSLDNVFSEDDLREWLSRAEREAGGDINFLCELKIDGLAINLLYEDGALTRATTRGDGTTGEDVTLNARTIDGIPLRLKENGDAPMPKAVEVRGEVFLPVEAFQQLNADLVEQGKPPYANPRNTAAGSLRQKNPKVTASRPLQMLVHGIGHREGFTIERQSQAYDLLRAWGLPVTERSKVVTKPDEVVQFVEYYGKHRHDVEHELDGIVVKVDEVPAQRALGNTSRAPRWAIAYKYPPEEVNTKLLDIRVNVGRTGRVTPYGVMEPVKVAGSTVEMATLHNAFEVKRKGVLIGDTIVLRKAGDVIPEILGPVVDLRDGSEREFEMPTECPSCGTTLAYEKEGDKDIRCPNSRMCPSQLRERMFSLGSRGAFDIEAMGWEAAIALTDPEHGRPDDASDEPSKPVLSSEAGLFDLSVDDLADVQVWRRRKKAGVEQPAAKEPFFFTKATKAKPAAPRATTDKLFQELEKAKQQPLWRVLVALSIRHVGPTAARALAAEFGSLEAIRDADVEALSSTEGVGPVIAEAVREWFDGEGSDWHREIVDRWAAAGVRMADERDESIERTLEGLTVVVTGSLEDFTRDGAREAVIARGGKAAGSVSKKTDYVVIGANAGSKAAKAEELGVPILDEDGFKQLLENGPAQTADSDD
- a CDS encoding DUF664 domain-containing protein, whose protein sequence is MTDNAIGLQDVLCHIDLALDGMCATLEGLGDDLVNVRPDLPGANSPYVLVRHCCGVMEHWGATELAGRTTGRDRDAEFTSSGTVADLVTLVRSQRAQLHSDLAAFDGEASALRAGERDGYTAPERAAVATKGGVLMHIYEELAQHRGHLDITADLLRRMPATDSPTSL
- a CDS encoding DUF3626 domain-containing protein, with the protein product MQSQWARDAVAHVDPRCAGEPLARHHRITFNFHPDRGFGGVEILEAMLADGEYRSQFVTGTSNGGLTAHIGGDRWRWEQSLFGGAYDEAPAGERPKYGALNHRYRTLGGAPRFGSAHLRLKEHMLDRATFCFPDSALSPARFATARRFGLWDAVTHHEESMQTGDNNQEVLYDPLDGYVEAQVHGRVLLDQDVEALVLDPCFRATPVERRAQALGLPIEWHEGRVLHTDVLQNQIDYRGGEPVRIGLQIAERDLIDARIIGDAVCTGRFEVQPMKQLWHLTAQWGSPAGSADLVRRRVGDVW